The DNA region GGGTTGAAGAAGTTCACCAGGCCCGCGAGGACCTCGCCCACCGCCCGCCCCGCCTCCCGGACCATGCGGACCGCGTCCCGGTGGCCGGATTTCACCAGGCGTACGACATCGCTGCCCGACGCCGCGTCCAGGCCGAGGTCCGACAGACGACGGGCCAGGGCCGCGCCGCCCGCGACCGCCTCCAGACAGCCGGAGTTGCCGCAGCGGCACGGTTCGTCCAGCTCACCGACGCGGATGTGGCCGATGTCGCCCGCGCTGCCCTGAGCGCCCCTGTGCAGTCTGCTGTCGGCGACGATCCCGCAGCCGATGCCCGTGCCGACCTTGATGTAGAGGAGGTAGCGGGTGTCCGGAAACGCTCGGCGTTGCTCGGCGAGCGCCATCACGTTCACGTCGTTGTCGACGAGCGCGCGCACCTGGAACCGGTCCGCGAAGAACTCCGGGATCGGGTACTGGTGCCAGCCGGGCATGATCGGCGGGTCGACGGGGCGGCCGGTGGAGAACTCCACGGGCCCCGGCACGCCGACGCCGAGGGACTGGAGGGTCGACGGCTCGCGCCCGGCCTCCTTCAGGAGCGCGTGCAGGGTGCGCTCCACATGGCCGAGCACCGACTGCGGCCCGTCCGCGATCGACAGCGGGTCCTCGCGCAGGGCGAGGGTCTGACCGCCCGCGTCCATCAGCAGGACGCGGCAGTGCGAGGCGCCCAGGTCGACGCCCGCGACGGCGTGCTCACGCGTGCGCAGGCGGAGCTTGCGCGGCGGCCTGCCGCCCGTGGAACTGCCGTCGGCCTCCTCCGTCACGAATCCGTGCGCGATGAGCGCGTCCACCCGCTGGGAGACCGTCGAGCGCGCGAGGCCCGTGAGCCGGGCGAGGTCCGCCCGGGTGGCCGCCGCGCCCGCGCGGAGCAGGGCGAGGACGTCACCGGGCGAGGAGGCCACCGGCGCGGGTGAGCCGTCCGGGGACGGGGCGGACGGGGCGGACGGGGCGGACGGGGCGGACGGGGAAGGATCCGGCGCTCCAGGCATGCCAGTCACCCTAGGGACGACTTTCGCTGCTCACAAGGCCGATGATGTTTGATCGTCGACCT from Streptomyces flavofungini includes:
- a CDS encoding ROK family transcriptional regulator → MPGAPDPSPSAPSAPSAPSAPSPDGSPAPVASSPGDVLALLRAGAAATRADLARLTGLARSTVSQRVDALIAHGFVTEEADGSSTGGRPPRKLRLRTREHAVAGVDLGASHCRVLLMDAGGQTLALREDPLSIADGPQSVLGHVERTLHALLKEAGREPSTLQSLGVGVPGPVEFSTGRPVDPPIMPGWHQYPIPEFFADRFQVRALVDNDVNVMALAEQRRAFPDTRYLLYIKVGTGIGCGIVADSRLHRGAQGSAGDIGHIRVGELDEPCRCGNSGCLEAVAGGAALARRLSDLGLDAASGSDVVRLVKSGHRDAVRMVREAGRAVGEVLAGLVNFFNPDTVVVGGALAAVHDQLLAGVREAVYRRSHPLATHVLRIEPSRTGENAAAIGAGILAVEHALSPREVDRVVAGGGY